In the Topomyia yanbarensis strain Yona2022 chromosome 3, ASM3024719v1, whole genome shotgun sequence genome, one interval contains:
- the LOC131688577 gene encoding uncharacterized protein LOC131688577, with the protein MDTFTNLVENKKSAPKALKVRKIYINEDPNVEEIEPCPKCWSQNRQSNVRYMFVSMQEAIFKCEASNCMFPFRDFKYKNYSEQTVYYYQPVVEETPLALTSLTPPQENVATCSKDAQLCKDFNLHFISPERTHSATTRSANSNDLNIFDSPSLSYSNLAEGFDTGFIDDILNELGEVSSPEKKPVIMSPLRPATQEKEATKSNRQLKRCLQMFEETKISDCKTDGIFKVPPLPGTDVCTSPSKLKSKKSFTQKRHSHFRRTNHSSFTSEKYLKKNRLKPLQFLESLNNIRQAEDIRKKTKESTHMPGIQRLSNQKVARMLDFIERSMKNKAPTPESVTRPQMDLVANFVIPEQSPPTRKRRESKRLSLSETVLQDTQFEYSSTDDELLRSPSKLTQMNDPIKEDPREESQPVTDEMRLPSFAELVHFVHPEQLPCGKLGTYASAVTGVRSAGCSPTRVEQWEVTPPRRIHSMESLSSLLE; encoded by the exons ATGGATACGTTTACCAACTTGGTAGAAAATAAGAAATCTGCCCCTAAGGCACTTAAGGTTCGAAAAATATACATCAATGAAGATCCCAACGTG GAGGAAATCGAACCCTGCCCAAAATGTTGGTCTCAAAATCGACAGAGCAATGTTCGATATATGTTCGTCAGTATGCAAGAAGCAATTTTCAAATGTGAAGCTTCTAATTGTATGTTTCCGTTTCGAGATTTTAAGTATAAGAACTACAGTGAACAAACGGTTTATTACTATCAACCGGTAGTGGAAGAAACACCACTGGCACTCACTAGTTTAACACCACCGCAAGAGAATGTCGCGACATGTAGTAAAGATGCCCAACTATGCAAAGATTTTAATTTGCATTTTATATCGCCGGAGAGAACTCATTCTGCTACAACTCGTTCTGCGAATTCAAACGATCTAAACATTTTTGACAGTCCATCTCTAAGTTACAGCAACCTTGCTGAAGGTTTTGATACTGGGTTCATAGATGACATCCTGAACGAATTGGGTGAAGTATCATCGCCCGAAAAGAAGCCAGTGATTATGAGTCCCTTGCGGCCAGctacacaagaaaaagaagcTACTAAATCTAATCGCCAGCTAAAACGATGTTTACAGATGTTTGAAGAAACCAAAATCAGTGACTGCAAGactgatggaattttcaaagtACCCCCTCTCCCAGGAACGGATGTTTGCACCTCACCGTCGAAGCTGAAATCGAAAAAATCGTTCACCCAGAAGCGACACAGTCACTTTCGCCGAACAAATCATTCTAGCTTTACTAGTGAAAAATATCTCAAGAAAAATCGTTTAAAGCCACTGCAGTTTTTAGAGTCATTGAACAATATTCGACAAGCGGAAGACATCCGGAAGAAAACCAAAGAATCCACACATATGCCAGGAATACAACGGTTGAGTAATCAAAAAGTAGCTCGGATGCTCGATTTTATTGAAAGAAGTATGAAAAACAAAGCTCCGACGCCGGAATCTGTTACCAGACCTCAGATGGATTTAGTTGCAAATTTTGTCATCCCAGAACAAAGTCCTCCTACCCGAAAGCGCAGAGAATCGAAAAGACTTTCACTCTCCGAGACAGTTCTGCAGGACACACAATTTGAGTATAGCTCCACCGACGACGAATTGTTGAGGTCTCCATCTAAACTGACGCAAATGAATGATCCCATCAAAGAGGATCCTCGAGAGGAATCGCAGCCAGTAACGGATGAAATGAGACTACCTTCATTCGCAGAGCTCGTACATTTTGTCCACCCGGAGCAGCTGCCTTGCGGGAAACTTGGTACCTATGCTTCGGCGGTAACTGGAGTTCGGTCGGCGGGTTGTTCACCGACGCGCGTCGAACAGTGGGAAGTGACGCCACCGCGAAGGATACATAGTATGGAATCGCTCAGTAGTTTGCTGGAATAA
- the LOC131692184 gene encoding uncharacterized protein LOC131692184 — protein MAKEAQPTRSNKDETEINRLFGTQQKTTQRCQRTPHLGKAWRCPVMEQRKNPSKQSCKPRSTPVRNLSQQFTWTPRMQNRNHSTNWQPNLNSRKFRSSGFAMALKTSVTSVWLTTARGIRVGIGAIHVLAAQQVPHS, from the exons ATGGCAAAAGAAGCACAACCTACTCGTAGTAACAAGGATGAAACGGAAATCAATCGCCTGTTCGGCACTCAACAAAAGACCACCCAACGTTGCCA ACGAACTCCACACCTCGGAAAAGCGTGGCGATGTCCGGTGATGGAACAGCGGAAAAACCCTTCAAAACAATCCTGCAAGCCACGAAGCACGCCGGTAAGGAACCTTTCTCAGCAATTTACGTGGACGCCAAGAATGCAAAATCGGAATCACTCTACCAACTGGCAGCCAAATCTCAACTCAAGAAAATTCAGAAGCTCTGGGTTCGCGATGGCTTTAAAAACGTCGGTAACGAGTGTATGGCTCACAACCGCACGGGGGATACGGGTTGGGATTGGAGCGATTCATGTGCTGGCTGCTCAACAGGTACCACATTCGTGA